In Helianthus annuus cultivar XRQ/B chromosome 3, HanXRQr2.0-SUNRISE, whole genome shotgun sequence, a single window of DNA contains:
- the LOC118490410 gene encoding uncharacterized protein LOC118490410, protein MEITGRNSLSGPDQKLGFDKSKVTCFKCKERGHFKRECPNREVNNHQNPFTNDYYRQAIYHRPNQQQTVQRPQIENKPEKALIVNQDDEQVAAVVSEVVEEIPTENVIDVEEIAAEVYYYQSQQEELVYTMKSVMPPNVFNSFAGYFEEPRTGSCPRFEEKKEAIEEVIDMSKEMTGEVLKDIADKALMGKLKEVDSEPKESQSVDKVSVNREESGVQEVKSVKQSVSESKHVGKTDCDEKIDEKVVPIYETPCQRCLQPCVECLEKDTKYRELKHHTYMIKFDLEQLKEAYDTLARSIKMIQKESVENDKATKLAQATLFDKQREVNYHLDTIASLRKELELAKIENDRIDKNIDITFTASNTDNESQVIKNVIDQVLDDESEKSEKAHSEKAVSDSEDEGNFLDRYNVKIENVEKVFKLVELNVNEINNNEFFSKLKKSFGTSRPTSSEKKDGSWIAKSKPSVEIKKMENALKNDSNLFKDDVVDFENEVDKFLDEFPPITTKVKTIVKEEVPNITFDFPKTNENRNVVFGSVSEVKKSWASLFE, encoded by the exons ATGGAAATCACGGGAAGAAATAGTTTATCAGGTCCGGATCAGAAGTTGGGATTTGATAAGTCGAAAGTaacgtgtttcaagtgtaaagaacgaggtcactttaaacgtgagtgtcCAAACCGTGAAGTCAACAATCACCAAAACCCGTTCACCAATGATTACTATCGACAGGCAATCTACCATCGACCGAACCAACAGCAAACTGTTCAAAGGCCACAGATAGAAAACAAACCTGAAAAGGCATTGATTGTGAACCAAGATGATGAACAGGTAGCtgcag TTGTTTCTGAAGTTGTTGAGGAGATTCCTACGGAAAATGTTATAGATGTTGAGGAGATAGCAGCTGAAGTATACTACTATCAATCACAACAGGAGGAGTTAGTTTATACTATGAAATCAGTTATgcctcctaatgtgtttaattcttttgcaggttatttcgaGGAGCCAAGAACCGGATCTTGTCCTAGATTTGAGGAGAAGAAAGAAGCCATCGAAGAAGTGATTGACATGTCTAAAGAGATGACCGGAGAAGTTCTGAAAGACATTGCGGACAAAGCTCTAATGGGAAAGCttaaagaggtagattcagaacCCAAGGAGTCACAGTCTGTCGATAAGGTGTCAGTTAACAGAGAGGAATCTGGAGTTCAAGAGGTCAAATCTGTCAAACAGTCTGTGTCTGAGTCAAAGCATGTCGGTAAAACTGATTGTGATGAAAAGATTGATGAAAAAGTTGTTCCAATCTACGAAACGCCATGCCAACGTTGTTTACAACCATGcgtggagtgtcttgaaaaggaCACTAAGTATCGGGAATTGAAACATCATACATATATGATTAAGTTTGATCTTGAACAAttaaaagaagcttatgataccttAGCCAGATCAATTAAGATGATTCAAAAAGAAAGCGTCGAAAATGATAAAGCTACTAAATTGGCACAAGCTACACTGtttgataaacaaagagaagtCAATTATCATCTTGATACAATTGCGTCACTAAGAAAAGAACTTGAATTGGCCAAGATAGAGAATGACAGGattgataaaaa CATTGATATCACTTTCACTGCATCTAacactgataacgaatctcaggttatcaaaaatgttatcGATCAGGTGCTGGATGATGAAAGTGAGAAATCTGAGAAGGCTCATTCTGAGAAGGCTGTCAGTGATTCTGAAGACGAAGGAAATTTCTTAGATCGATAT AATGTCAAGATCGAAAATGTCGAGAAAGTGTTTAAACTGGTTGAATTGAATGTTAACGAAATCaataacaatgaattcttttcGAAACTGAAAAAATCGTTTGGTACTTCACGTCCCACAAGTTCGGAAAAGAAAGATGGG tctTGGATCGCGAAATCGAAACCGTCGGTTGAGATCAAGAAGATGGAGAACGCTTTGAAAAATgattcaaatctttttaaagatGATGTGGTTGATTTTGAAAATGAAGTAGATAAGTTTCTTGATGAATTTCCTCCAATTACTACCAAAGTTAAAACAATTGTAAAAGAAGAGGTTCCAAATATCACTTTTGATTTTCCAAAAACAAATGAAAATCGTAATGTTGTGTTCGGGAGTGTGTCGGAAGTAAAGAAATCATGGGCCTCATTATTTGAATAA